GCCCCGCCGGCCCCGACCCCACAACCGCCACTTGTTGACCGTTGACCGTAGACCGCCGACCGGTCCCCGGTATACTGTCTACGGCCCTCTTTTTTCCATAGTCAGCGGCATACCTCTCAAGATACCCGATGCCGATCGCATTTTCTTTGTCTTTCTTTCCCAATATGCACATCTTTTCGCACTGGTCCTCCTGCGGACAGACCCTGCCGCAGACCGCTGGAAGATTGTTCTTTTCTTTTATCTTTGCGAGCGCTTCTGCCGGCTTGTCCTCAACTATCAATTTAATGAAGGCAGGGATATCGATCTCTACGGGGCAGCCCGTTACGCACAAAGGCTTTTTGCATTGAATACAGCGCGAGGCTTCTTTTATTGCCTGCTCTTTGCTGTACCCCAGGGCGACCTCCGTAAAATTCCGGGTCCTGTCCTGAGGCTTTTGTTCAGGCAGCGGCTCTCTCATTTTTTCTCCGCACGGGACTCAAGGCTCTGGTCGAGCCTGCATTTGTGCAGCGCCCTTTTTTCTTCGTCCAGATAGATCCTCTGTCTCATCATAAGTTCGTCAAAATCCACCAGATGTGCGTCAAACTCGGGCCCGTCCACGCAGGCAAATTTGATCTTACCCCCAACAGTGACCCTGCACACACCGCACATGCCTGTTGCATCAAGCATTATCGGGTTAAGACTAGCCATGGTCCTGATCCCGTGCGGTCTTGTAACTTCGGCAACTACTTTCATCATTATGGTGGGGCCCACCACTGAAACAAGGTCGATCTTTCTGCTTGTTATCAGTTCTTTCAGGAGGTCAGAAACAAATCCTTTCTTGCCGTAGGAGCCGTCATCTGTTGCGATAAGCGTCTCATCGCTAAAGCTGCGTATCTTATCCTCAAGAAGGATCAGTTCTTTTGTCCTTGCCCCAAGAATCGAGATAACACGATTGCCGGCTTCCTTGAATGCTTTTGCAACAGGGAGTATCTCGGGAATCCCAACCCCTCCGCCGATCGTTGCGACGGTGCCCAGTTTTGCGATATGGGCCGGAGTACCCAGCGGACAGAGAAAATCCGATATGGTATCGCCTTTCTTTAACTGCCCCAACAGGGTTGTCGTGGCGCCCGCCTCCTGAAAGATGATGGTGATAAGTCCCGTTCCCTTGTCGGCCTCGGCTATGGTAAGAGGTATCCTCTCTCCTTTTTCGTCTATCTTGATAACGCAGAACTG
The nucleotide sequence above comes from Candidatus Margulisiibacteriota bacterium. Encoded proteins:
- a CDS encoding sulfide/dihydroorotate dehydrogenase-like FAD/NAD-binding protein, whose product is MHTIEEARTLAPAIKLIKVKDLDAAVAAKPGQFCVIKIDEKGERIPLTIAEADKGTGLITIIFQEAGATTTLLGQLKKGDTISDFLCPLGTPAHIAKLGTVATIGGGVGIPEILPVAKAFKEAGNRVISILGARTKELILLEDKIRSFSDETLIATDDGSYGKKGFVSDLLKELITSRKIDLVSVVGPTIMMKVVAEVTRPHGIRTMASLNPIMLDATGMCGVCRVTVGGKIKFACVDGPEFDAHLVDFDELMMRQRIYLDEEKRALHKCRLDQSLESRAEKK